One Glycine max cultivar Williams 82 chromosome 4, Glycine_max_v4.0, whole genome shotgun sequence DNA segment encodes these proteins:
- the LOC102665782 gene encoding probable gamma-secretase subunit PEN-2 isoform X3 → MEAQSQSNNPNPNPHRNNSVASSMPLWPTIDGPLGLSEEESVGYARRFYTFGFALLPLLWAVNCFYFWPVLRHSHSFPRIRPYVVGSAIGFAVCATLLSSWSLTFAIGGERLFGPVWDQLVMYNLADRLGLTGWS, encoded by the exons ATGGAGGCACAGTCTCAGAGCAAC aaccctaaccctaaccctcaTCGGAATAATTCGGTAGCGTCATCGATGCCGCTGTGGCCAACGATCGACGGCCCATTGGGCCTGTCGGAGGAAGAGTCAGTGGGCTACGCTCGCAGGTTCTACACTTTCGGCTTCGCTCTTCTCCCTCTCCTTTGGGCCGTCAATTGCTTCTACTTCTGGCCCGTCCTTCGCCACTCCCACTCCTTCCCTCGCATTCGCCCCT ATGTTGTTGGATCTGCAATTGGGTTTGCAGTATGTGCGACACTTCTCAGTTCTTGGAGTCTAACATTTGCCATTGGAGGGGAACGCCTCTTCGGCCCTGTTTGGGATCAATTGGTTATGTACAATCTTGCTGATAGGTTAGGCTTAACAGGTTGGAGCTAG
- the LOC102665782 gene encoding probable gamma-secretase subunit PEN-2 isoform X1: MEAQSQSNNPNPNPNPNPNPNPNPNPNPHRNNSVASSMPLWPTIDGPLGLSEEESVGYARRFYTFGFALLPLLWAVNCFYFWPVLRHSHSFPRIRPYVVGSAIGFAVCATLLSSWSLTFAIGGERLFGPVWDQLVMYNLADRLGLTGWS, encoded by the exons ATGGAGGCACAGTCTCAGAGCAACAatcctaaccctaaccctaaccctaaccctaaccctaaccctaaccctaaccctaaccctcaTCGGAATAATTCGGTAGCGTCATCGATGCCGCTGTGGCCAACGATCGACGGCCCATTGGGCCTGTCGGAGGAAGAGTCAGTGGGCTACGCTCGCAGGTTCTACACTTTCGGCTTCGCTCTTCTCCCTCTCCTTTGGGCCGTCAATTGCTTCTACTTCTGGCCCGTCCTTCGCCACTCCCACTCCTTCCCTCGCATTCGCCCCT ATGTTGTTGGATCTGCAATTGGGTTTGCAGTATGTGCGACACTTCTCAGTTCTTGGAGTCTAACATTTGCCATTGGAGGGGAACGCCTCTTCGGCCCTGTTTGGGATCAATTGGTTATGTACAATCTTGCTGATAGGTTAGGCTTAACAGGTTGGAGCTAG
- the LOC102665782 gene encoding probable gamma-secretase subunit PEN-2 isoform X2 — MEAQSQSNNPNPNPNPHRNNSVASSMPLWPTIDGPLGLSEEESVGYARRFYTFGFALLPLLWAVNCFYFWPVLRHSHSFPRIRPYVVGSAIGFAVCATLLSSWSLTFAIGGERLFGPVWDQLVMYNLADRLGLTGWS, encoded by the exons ATGGAGGCACAGTCTCAGAGCAACAat cctaaccctaaccctaaccctcaTCGGAATAATTCGGTAGCGTCATCGATGCCGCTGTGGCCAACGATCGACGGCCCATTGGGCCTGTCGGAGGAAGAGTCAGTGGGCTACGCTCGCAGGTTCTACACTTTCGGCTTCGCTCTTCTCCCTCTCCTTTGGGCCGTCAATTGCTTCTACTTCTGGCCCGTCCTTCGCCACTCCCACTCCTTCCCTCGCATTCGCCCCT ATGTTGTTGGATCTGCAATTGGGTTTGCAGTATGTGCGACACTTCTCAGTTCTTGGAGTCTAACATTTGCCATTGGAGGGGAACGCCTCTTCGGCCCTGTTTGGGATCAATTGGTTATGTACAATCTTGCTGATAGGTTAGGCTTAACAGGTTGGAGCTAG
- the LOC100775625 gene encoding GDP-mannose transporter GONST1 has protein sequence MKMKPSSPNEEHHDLENAKSDKDKVRTPRNGRGVKVYNQALLSGLAYCFSSCGMILVNKLVLSSYDFNAGISLMLYQNLISVAIVSVLSLLGLVSTEPLTWRLIKVWLPVNFIFVGMLVTSMFSLKYINVAMVTVLKNVTNVITALGEMYLFKKHHDGKVWASLFLMIISAITGGITDLSFNAVGYAWQTLNCFLTASYSLMLQRVMDTAKQVTKSGNLNEFSMVLLNNTLSVPLGIFLIIVFNEMDYLLSTPLLRLPSFWLVMTFSGFLGLAISFTSMWFLHQTGATTYSLVGSLNKIPLSIAGILLFKVPTSLENSASILFGLLAGVFFARAKIRERSQS, from the exons ATGAAAATGAAGCCTTCTTCTCCCAATGAAGAACATCATGACTTGGAAAATGCCAAGTCGGACAAAGATAAAGTAAGAACACCAAGAAATGGAAGGGGAGTTAAAGTCTACAATCAGGCCTTGTTGTCTGGACTTGCTTATTGTTTTTCCTCATGTGGCATGATATTGGTCAACAAGCTTGTACTTTCAAGCTATGATTTTAATGCGGGGATATCCTTGATGTTGTACCAG AATTTAATTTCAGTTGCTATTGTTTCCGTGTTGAGCCTTCTGGGTTTAGTTTCAACTGAGCCGCTGACGTGGAGATTGATCAAGGTCTGGTTGCCtgtgaattttatatttgttggaATGCTCGTTACAAGCATGTTTAG TTTGAAATACATTAATGTAGCCATGGTGACAGTCCTGAAGAATGTTACTAATGTCATAACCGCCCTTGGTGAAATGTATTTGTTCAAGAAGCACCATGATGGTAAAGTCTGGGCATCTTTGTTTCTAATG ATCATTTCAGCAATAACTGGAGGGATTACTGATCTCTCTTTCAATGCAGTTGGCTATGCTTGGCAGACACTAAACTGTTTCTTAACTGCATCATATTCT TTGATGCTCCAAAGGGTCATGGATACAGCAAAGCAAGTTACTAAATCTGGAAATTTAAATGAGTTTTCAATGGTCTTGTTGAACAACACCCTTTCTGTGCCTTTGGGAATTTTCCTGATTATTGTTTTCAATGAGATGGATTATCTCTTAAGCAC GCCACTTCTGAGATTGCCTAGCTTTTGGTTGGTGATGACCTTTAGTGGATTTTTGGGTCTAGCAATCAGCTTCACATCCATGTGGTTTCTTCATCAGACTGGAGCTACAACTTATAG TCTTGTAGGTTCACTGAACAAGATACCACTTTCTATTGCTGGCATCCTTCTCTTCAAAGTTCCCACTAGTTTGGAGAACTCTGCTAGCATTTTGTTTG GTCTATTGGCAGGAGTGTTTTTTGCTAGAGCCAAAATCCGAGAGAGATCTCAATCCTGA